Proteins encoded by one window of Xiphophorus couchianus chromosome 13, X_couchianus-1.0, whole genome shotgun sequence:
- the mrpl53 gene encoding large ribosomal subunit protein mL53 codes for MAAISTVVLKAVKKITIQFCPFESNVRSTREFLALVGSEKVRSTNTNCEVISVVKHDKSEPVIDVTYVDGERLVMKGEWLTCREMLSAFQSRCKDKDPQIKAGAKK; via the exons ATGGCGGCCATCAGTACCGTGGTATTGAAAGCTGTGAAGAAAATAACCATCCAGTTCTGTCCGTTCGAGTCCAATGTCCGCTCAACAAG AGAGTTTCTGGCTCTGGTGGGTTCAGAGAAGGTCCGCTCCACCAACACGAACTGTGAGGTGATTTCTGTGGTGAAACATGACAAGTCGGAACCAGTAATCGACGTAACATATG TGGACGGAGAGAGGCTGGTGATGAAGGGGGAATGGTTGACTTGCCGTGAGATGCTGAGCGCGTTTCAGTCCCGCTGCAAAGACAAGGACCCGCAGATCAAAGCCGGAGCCAAGAAATGA
- the fabp4a gene encoding fatty acid binding protein 4a, with protein sequence MVDQFVGTWKMISSENFDDYMKALGVGFATRQVGNRTKPNFVMSVDDQGTICMKSQSAFKTTEVKFKLNEPFDETTADDRKTRTVVSLDNGKLIQKQSWDGKETNIEREISDGKLVAKCTMGDIVAVRTYVKE encoded by the exons ATGGTTGACCAGTTTGTGGGAACATGGAAGATGATTTCCAGTGAGAACTTTGACGACTACATGAAGGCACTGG GTGTGGGGTTTGCCACCCGGCAGGTGGGGAACCGAACCAAGCCCAACTTCGTGATGAGCGTGGATGATCAGGGGACGATCTGTATGAAATCTCAGAGCGCCTTCAAAACTACCGAGGTCAAATTCAAGCTTAACGAGCCTTTCGATGAGACAACTGCTGATGACCGGAAGACCAGG ACTGTGGTTAGTCTGGACAACGGCAAGCTTATTCAGAAACAGAGTTGGGATGGTAAAGAAACGAACATCGAAAGGGAGATCTCTGATGGCAAACTCGTGGCG AAATGCACAA